A stretch of DNA from Acinetobacter sp. C26M:
ACAAGTTGTAGATACCTTCATCGAAGTATGGGGCGCTGGTCGAGTGGGTGTACATCTTGCTCCACGCGGTGATTCGCATGATATGGGCGATGAAAATCCATTAGCAACTTTTGGTTATGTGGTTGAGCAATTAGATCAACGCAATATTGGTTTTATTTTCACGCGTGAATATGAAGCTGAGGATAGTGTATTACCAAAATTACGCCCGAAATTTAAAGGCGTGTGGATTGCCAATGAAGGTTTAACCGCGGATTCTGCGAAACGTATTTTGGCAACAGGCCAAGCGGATGCAGTCTCATTCGGTAAGCAATATATTGCGAATCCGGATTTATTTGAACGTTTGCAACATGATTTACCTTTAAATCCACTTCAACCACAAACCTTATATGGTGATGGTGCTGAAGGTTATACAGATTATCCTGCCTTTGAGCAGTTAGAAGCTTAATCTGTTTTAAAACTTAAAAAAATGACTCATGTGATTTACCAAAATTGCATGAGTTTTTGTTTTAAATTCCGCATAATGAGCAGGAATCACATTGCAAATTATGGTCTCGGATGGCGCAGAATACAGCAGCACAGCAAACACCGTTTTGGTATAACGTTCTATTGGCCTGTATCAAGCCATTGTACCGCTGGAAAATCAAACAACGGGCTGAAAGTGATGCGCTGTTTCAACAGGAGTGTATTGAGCGTTTTGGACCGTTCCAGTCACCTAAAAACTTGGGGACAATTTGGTTCCATGCAGTATCTGTCGGTGAAACCAACGCAGCTCAACCTTTAATAGAACATTATTTAAAATTAGGTCATCCTGTTTTAGTGACCAATACTACCAAGACGGGGCAAGCGCGTGCCAAATCACTGTTTTTAAAAACCCCTTATCTCGATTTATTTCAGGCGGTATATTTGCCTGTCGATCAAAAAGCATTATTAAAACAATTTTTTAATCTGTATCAACCCAAACTGTTGGCATTGGTTGAAACAGAGATCTGGCCAAATCTTATTGCTCAAGCACAACAGCAACAGATTCCCTGTATTTTATTGAATGCGCGTTTGTCAGAGAAATCAGCCAAAGGCTATGGTAAAGTTCGCCGTTTAACTCAACCCATGCTGCAACAACTCACTTGGCTATTGGCACAAGATGTGGCAACCCAGCAGCGTTATGTTGCTTTAGGTCTTGATCAAGCCAAAAGTCAGGTAGTCGGTAATATTAAATTTGATATTGCTGCACCAGAGCACTTTGTAGTGCAAGCACAGCAACTCAGACAAGCTTGGCACTTGGGGGATCGTCAGATCATCACTTTGGCCAGTACACATGCACCCGAAGAACAAAGTTTACTGAAACAATTGCAGCCGCATTTAAATTCAAATCCGAATTTACTCTGTATTGTGGTACCGCGTCATCCTGAACGTTTTGATGAAGTATACCAAGTCTGTCAAAGTTTAAATTTAAAAACCCAACGCCGTAGTCTGCAACAACCTATTCAAGCGGATACCCAAGTATTTCTTGCTGATAGTATGGGGGAAATGTGGTTATGGTACGCCTTGAGCCAAGCCTGTTTTGTTGGTGGGTCATTGAATGAGCCAGGTGGTGGGCATAATATTTTAGAGCCGATGGTCTTGAATGTGCCCACCGTCATTGGTCCACGTTATTTCAATTTTCAAACCATTGTAGATGAGTTTGTGGCTCAGCAAGGGATTCTGATCGGAGAGGATACAGCACAGGTGGGGCAGCAGTTATTAGCCTGCCTAGGGGATAATGCACAGACTCAGCAATTGGTTCAACAGGCTCAGCGGGTTCTGCAAGCAAATAAAGGCTCATTACAGCAGCATATTCAGTGTCTTGATCACTATTTACAGCAAACAGCATTGTCATGAATATTGTTTTACTTGAAACCGAACAGTGTAGTTCGGTGGATGCATGGCAGATTAGCCAGCCGAGACAATTACAGCATTTAGCTCAGCACTTACAGCTCAATGTTGGTGATACCTTAAAAGTTGGGATTCGTGCAGGTCAGCGATACTTAACTGAGGTGGTCGCTATCAGCGAAGAATGTATTACTGTTCGTCCCATGCAAACAGAAGTAGTTCCTGCAAAGCTTCCCGTACACCTGATTCTGGCATTGCCACGTCCTAAAGTATTGCGTCGTATCATCATGGATGCGGTGACCTTGGGTGTGGAGCGGATTAGCTTGATTCATAGTTATCGGGTCGATAAAAGCTATTGGCAAACCCCGTTTTTACAGCAACTCAATGATTATATAACTTTGGGTTTAGAACAGGCGGGCGATACCATAGCACCTGAAATCCAACTCTATAAACGTTTTAAACCTTTTGTTGAAGATGTTCTACCGACGTTAATCAGCGCAGAACAGCCTGCTTATGTGGCGCATCCTTATGCTGAGCAGCCAATGCCGTATGCAGTTCAACAGCCTTGTAGTGTGATTATTGGGCCAGAAGGAGGATTTATTCCTTATGAGATCGATCTACTCATAAAAAACGGCTGCCAAGCAATGAGCTTAGGCAACCGAATTTTGCGAACTGAAACAGCTGTATCGAATATTTTAGGGCGATTATTTGTCTAAAGCATCGCTCTGTTCAGATTGATCACCACGGTAGACTTTGACTTCCTGTACTGGGTAAGGAATTGAAATGCCTTTCTCATCAAAAGCAGTGACGACCAGTTCTTGAATCTCACTGATAGATGCTGAAGTGGTCGTTTCAGTGGTATTAACCCACCAGCGTACCGTTAAATTAATAGAGAAGTCTGCCAGTGCAGTGACATTAACCGAGAAGCCAGGTTGACTCAGCACATTCAAATTGCGATCCAGAATATCGAGAATAATCTTCTTGGCTTTTTGCATGTCATCTTCATAGCCAATTCCGACCACAAACTCGCAACGACGGCGTTGATAGGCATTATTAACCGTAACAGCACTGGTGTAGACCGTCGCATTGGGAATCACAATACGGCGGCCATCTGGTGAGCGTAAGAAGGTTGCTCGGATTTGAATATCTTCGACGTTTCCTTCTAAGCCATTGACGACAATATCATCACCGATACGGAAAGGTTCACTGATCAAAATCAGAATCCCTGACAGTAAGTTTTGAAAAATATCTTTGAAAGCAAAACCGATCGCAACGGAACCGATACCGAGCGCACCAATCAATTGACTTGGTGTGAAGCCCGGAATAGCGATCACCAGCGCGATCAAGAAGCCAAAGAAGATAATAAAGGTACTACCGACCCGATTGAGCACCAATACTAGGTTTTGGCGGGTATAGCTGCGATTTTCTAAAGTCTTACGAATAAAGAGTTTAAACAACTTAGTGAGTAACCAAAAGATAATGAATACCGTGATCGCGATACCAATATAGGGAATACGCTCCCAAAAGCTGTCCATGATTTTATCAATCGTGGTATAGGCATCGTGGTACTTTTCAGTATGGGCCAAAACCGTTTCAGTGGTCTTGGTGCTGGCTTGATGAATCAGCGCACCTGTATCTTTTGCCACTTCAGTCAATGTTGTTTGTTCATTTGCCACAGCAAGATCTCTATTTCGCAAAGGAAGGAATAAATAAGGGTAGCAATCATAATGAATTTATTGCCAACACGCATGCAAAATTCAGTTTTTGCTTCCCATGATGATCAAATCAATTCGCTGAATGCGGTCGATTAAAAATATTCGGTCGTATTTTGAATGATCTGAGTTGGTGCATCCCATACATCTGGGCTGGCAAAATAATATGCAAAAACAAAGACACCAAACATCATGAATAGACTAAACAGAATCATGATCCAAGCGAGTATTTTTTCCCATGTGCTGGATGGACGAACATCACCATAATCATTGCGATGCGGTGTTCCAGGTGCCAATAAGGCATATAAAGTAAATAAAAATTGCAGCACAGGAACCAAGAGCAGTAAACATAGCCAACCTGTTTTATTCAGGTCATGCAGGCGACGAATGAGAAATACGATTTGGAAATAAAATGCGACTAACCACAGTGCGATCAGAGCAAAGATGGTAATACCTGAAAATGTAGAAAAGAAAGTCTCATCGACATGACTGAGACTAAAAAGACCAGCGAAGGCAAAAATACCGAAAAAAGCAGCCATACATATGAAGCTGAGTAAACCATACCAAGCGATGTAGCTGAGGCGGTTGAAGCGACCAGTTGGGGAGAGCGGATAGTCATTGATTGGTTGTACTTGGGTCGTTATTACAGGGTCAAACATAGTGCATTCCTATTTCTTTGATTATTAAATCTTTTAAGCTTTTGGCAATGATCAAAATAATCACTTATTTTAAGAACAAAAAGCATAGACAAGCAGTTCAAATTTAAATTATTTTGAGTAAATTTTTGAAAATAAATTGATCGTAAAAGCGTCGGCTTTGCTATTTTAGCCTATAACTTAGTCAAGGTCGAAAGATTAAAAGCCCTGACATTTCTACGACCAAAGCCGCATTGTTTGCGCTTGTAAATGGTGTCAATACTGCAAGTGAGAACAAAACATACCCGTGTAATAGATGAGAACATCTAAGGTATGAGATAAAAAACCAAGGAAGTGAGCTATGAAAGAAATCTACCCAGTGCCTGATAAATTCAAAGAAACGGCAAGAATCTCTGAAGCAGACTATTTCAAACGTTACCAGCATTCGATTGAGCAACCAGAAGCATTTTGGGCAGAGGAAGCCAACAAGATTGAATGGATCAAACCATTTACACAGGTCAAAAATACCAGTTTTAATCAAGACAATTTCAAAATCGAATGGTTTGCCGATGGTGAGCTGAATGTCTCAGCCAATTGCTTAGATCGTCATCTTAAAGATAATCCATTAAAGCCTGCCATTATTTGGGAAGGTGACCACCCTTCGCGTCATAAAATCATCTCATTTTCTGAACTGCATGACGAAGTCTGTCGTTTTGCCAATGTGTTAAAGAAGCAAGGTATTGGCAAAGGCGATCGTGTCGTACTGTATATGCCTATGGTGCCTGAAGCAGCGATTGCCATGTTGGCCTGCGCACGTATTGGTGCAGTGCATTGTGTGGTGTTTGGTGGCTTCTCGCCAGACTCCTTGGCCAGTCGTATTGAAGACTGTCAAGCAAAGCTAGTGATTACTGCAGATGCTGGAATGCGCGGTGGAAAGTTATTGCCACTGAAAGAAAACGTCGATGCAGCTTTAGAAATTGATGGCACCGGTAGCGTTGAAAACGTCATCGTGGTGCATCGCACGGGTAATCCAATTCAGTTTAATGCACCACGCGATGTTTGGTATCACCTTGCCATCATGGAGGTAGACGAACACTGCCCACCAGAACCAATGAAAGCAGAAGACCCTTTATTCATTCTGTACACCTCGGGTTCAACAGGGAAACCGAAAGGTGTATTGCATACAACAGGCGGTTATCTGGTTTATGTCAACACCACTTTTAGAGAAGTCTTCGATCTACGTGAAGATGATGTGTATTGGTGTACCGCAGATGTCGGCTGGATTACAGGCCATAGTTATTTACTCTATGGTCCACTCAGTAATGCCACCACCACGGTGATGTTTGAGGGGATTCCACAATATCCAACATGGGCGCGTATTGGTCATGTGATTGATAAGCATAACGTCACCATTCTATATACGGCACCGACTGCGATTCGCGCCATGATGCGTGAAGGTGATGCCTATGTACGTGAAAGTAACCGCAGTAGCTTACGATTACTCGGTTCGGTGGGTGAGCCGATCAATCCAGAAGCGTGGAATTGGTATCATGAAGTGGTCGGTGAAGGCCGTTGTCCAATTGTCGATACATGGTGGCAAACAGAAACAGGTGGCATTTTAATTTCACCATTGCCGGGTGCAACTGCCTTAAAACCAGGGTCTGCGACACGTCCATTCTTTGGAGTTCAACCTGCACTGGTCGATGGAGAGGGCAATGAGCTAGAGGGAGCAACCGAAGGTAATCTGGTGATTAAGGATTCCTGGCCAGGTCAAATGCGAACCATTTGGGGTGATCCACAACGTTTTATCGAGGCTTATTTCTCGACCTTTAAAAACTACTATTTCACAGGTGATGGCGCACGTCGTGATGCGGATGGCTACTATTGGATCACGGGACGTGTCGATGATGTACTCAACGTATCGGGGCATCGCTTAGGTACGGCCGAGATTGAAAGCGCCTTAGTCTCGCATGTAGCAGTTGCAGAGGCTGCTGTGGTGGGTATGCCGCATGATATTAAAGGACAGGGGATTTGTACTTTTGTCACTTTACAAGCCGATGTGGCTGAATCTGAGGAGCTACGTAAAGAGCTGGTGAATTGGGTACGTAAAGTACTTGGTCCTGTGGCAACCCCAGATGCACTGCATTGGGCACCTGCTTTGCCCAAAACCCGTTCAGGTAAAATCATGCGCCGTATCTTGAGAAAGATTGCTGCCAATGAACTTGATACGCTTGGTGATACTTCAACACTGGCAGAACCCGCTGTAGTTGATCATTTGATTGCGACGGTTTATCCAAACCGATAAACCCGATGCAAATGTGAAAAGAGCGTTCAATTGAACGCTCTTTTTTATCAGCATTATTTAATGGTTTCCTAAAAAATCTGCAGTGTTTTGTACAGTGGCGAAGAAACCCAGTGCAGATAAGAACGCCGTTTGAACATCTGCTGCTTTGACGCTTTTACCTTCATGTTCGAGATCACGAGTTGCAGTGGCATCCGCGATCACGATGGATTGGTAGCCAAGCTCTTTGG
This window harbors:
- a CDS encoding 3-deoxy-D-manno-octulosonic acid transferase codes for the protein MAQNTAAQQTPFWYNVLLACIKPLYRWKIKQRAESDALFQQECIERFGPFQSPKNLGTIWFHAVSVGETNAAQPLIEHYLKLGHPVLVTNTTKTGQARAKSLFLKTPYLDLFQAVYLPVDQKALLKQFFNLYQPKLLALVETEIWPNLIAQAQQQQIPCILLNARLSEKSAKGYGKVRRLTQPMLQQLTWLLAQDVATQQRYVALGLDQAKSQVVGNIKFDIAAPEHFVVQAQQLRQAWHLGDRQIITLASTHAPEEQSLLKQLQPHLNSNPNLLCIVVPRHPERFDEVYQVCQSLNLKTQRRSLQQPIQADTQVFLADSMGEMWLWYALSQACFVGGSLNEPGGGHNILEPMVLNVPTVIGPRYFNFQTIVDEFVAQQGILIGEDTAQVGQQLLACLGDNAQTQQLVQQAQRVLQANKGSLQQHIQCLDHYLQQTALS
- a CDS encoding 16S rRNA (uracil(1498)-N(3))-methyltransferase produces the protein MNIVLLETEQCSSVDAWQISQPRQLQHLAQHLQLNVGDTLKVGIRAGQRYLTEVVAISEECITVRPMQTEVVPAKLPVHLILALPRPKVLRRIIMDAVTLGVERISLIHSYRVDKSYWQTPFLQQLNDYITLGLEQAGDTIAPEIQLYKRFKPFVEDVLPTLISAEQPAYVAHPYAEQPMPYAVQQPCSVIIGPEGGFIPYEIDLLIKNGCQAMSLGNRILRTETAVSNILGRLFV
- a CDS encoding mechanosensitive ion channel family protein, producing the protein MANEQTTLTEVAKDTGALIHQASTKTTETVLAHTEKYHDAYTTIDKIMDSFWERIPYIGIAITVFIIFWLLTKLFKLFIRKTLENRSYTRQNLVLVLNRVGSTFIIFFGFLIALVIAIPGFTPSQLIGALGIGSVAIGFAFKDIFQNLLSGILILISEPFRIGDDIVVNGLEGNVEDIQIRATFLRSPDGRRIVIPNATVYTSAVTVNNAYQRRRCEFVVGIGYEDDMQKAKKIILDILDRNLNVLSQPGFSVNVTALADFSINLTVRWWVNTTETTTSASISEIQELVVTAFDEKGISIPYPVQEVKVYRGDQSEQSDALDK
- a CDS encoding DUF805 domain-containing protein; translated protein: MFDPVITTQVQPINDYPLSPTGRFNRLSYIAWYGLLSFICMAAFFGIFAFAGLFSLSHVDETFFSTFSGITIFALIALWLVAFYFQIVFLIRRLHDLNKTGWLCLLLLVPVLQFLFTLYALLAPGTPHRNDYGDVRPSSTWEKILAWIMILFSLFMMFGVFVFAYYFASPDVWDAPTQIIQNTTEYF
- the acs gene encoding acetate--CoA ligase; this encodes MKEIYPVPDKFKETARISEADYFKRYQHSIEQPEAFWAEEANKIEWIKPFTQVKNTSFNQDNFKIEWFADGELNVSANCLDRHLKDNPLKPAIIWEGDHPSRHKIISFSELHDEVCRFANVLKKQGIGKGDRVVLYMPMVPEAAIAMLACARIGAVHCVVFGGFSPDSLASRIEDCQAKLVITADAGMRGGKLLPLKENVDAALEIDGTGSVENVIVVHRTGNPIQFNAPRDVWYHLAIMEVDEHCPPEPMKAEDPLFILYTSGSTGKPKGVLHTTGGYLVYVNTTFREVFDLREDDVYWCTADVGWITGHSYLLYGPLSNATTTVMFEGIPQYPTWARIGHVIDKHNVTILYTAPTAIRAMMREGDAYVRESNRSSLRLLGSVGEPINPEAWNWYHEVVGEGRCPIVDTWWQTETGGILISPLPGATALKPGSATRPFFGVQPALVDGEGNELEGATEGNLVIKDSWPGQMRTIWGDPQRFIEAYFSTFKNYYFTGDGARRDADGYYWITGRVDDVLNVSGHRLGTAEIESALVSHVAVAEAAVVGMPHDIKGQGICTFVTLQADVAESEELRKELVNWVRKVLGPVATPDALHWAPALPKTRSGKIMRRILRKIAANELDTLGDTSTLAEPAVVDHLIATVYPNR